The following is a genomic window from Micromonospora cathayae.
AGCCGCACCCGGCCCGGCTGGCCCCCGACCACCCCCACCGGGACGGGATCCTGGCCGCGCACGCCGCCGCGCTGGCCGCCGGGGACGCCGGTTACCCCGACCCGGCGACCGGGTTGTTCGTGCTCACCGCCGGCTTCCTGGCCCGGCGGGGGACCTGCTGCGGACGCGGCTGCCGGCACTGCCCGTACGTGACCGACTGAGCCGGCCCGGCCGCGACGGGCGGCGGGACCGGCTCAGCGTGGTCGATGGTCA
Proteins encoded in this region:
- a CDS encoding DUF5522 domain-containing protein, yielding MTPKPLPLADRPLTEPHPARLAPDHPHRDGILAAHAAALAAGDAGYPDPATGLFVLTAGFLARRGTCCGRGCRHCPYVTD